The following are from one region of the Ochotona princeps isolate mOchPri1 chromosome 4, mOchPri1.hap1, whole genome shotgun sequence genome:
- the LOC101536729 gene encoding mas-related G-protein coupled receptor member X2-like yields MNSSIPVSLNITAPSPKPQKEILILYWLILGIALVGLPGNGTVLWFLGVRMHKNAFYTYILHLALADFLFLCCQVMDSLLIIMEFLHPFSIDNPFYNFLITAEAFLYMVSLSILSTISAERCLSVLWPIWYRCHRHKHLSAIMCALIWALSLTLSIVKITSCLSNIDYSENIWCQIFTSLAAIWLLLLFLILCGSTLTLLLRVHSSQRLPMTRLYVTILLTVLVFMLCGLPCGITWIYVLGNEFLSKNYIPRYHVITVFLSCINSSANPIIYFFVGSFRQQRRQSFKLVLQRALQDTPDVGDSGCGLPQGTQAMPERSLV; encoded by the coding sequence ATGAATTCAAGCATCCCAGTCAGCCTGAACATCACAGCTCCTTCACCAAAACCTCAAAAGGAGATCTTGATCCTGTATTGGCTGATTCTTGGCATTGCCCTGGTTGGACTGCCAGGAAATGGAACTGTGCTCTGGTTTCTCGGCGTCCGCATGCACAAAAATGCTTTCTACACCTACATtctccacctggctctggccgacttcctcttcctctgctgccaagTTATGGATTCACTTTTGATTATAATGGAATTCCTCCATCCTTTCTCCATTGACAATCCTTTTTACAACTTCTTAATTACTGCAGAAGCCTTTCTCTACATGGTGAGCCTGAGCATCCTCAGCACCATTAGTGCTGAGCGCTGCCTATCTGTCCTGTGGCCCATCTGGTATCGCTGCCACAGACACAAACACCTGTCGGCTATCATGTGTGCCCTCATCTGGGCCCTGTCCCTCACCCTGAGCATAGTGAAAATAACCAGTTGTCTCTCTAACATCGATTATAGTGAAAATATTTGGTGTCAGATATTTACCTCCCTTGCTGCAATCTggctgctgcttttatttttaattctctgtGGATCCACTCTCACTCTGCTGCTCAGGGTCCATAGCTCACAGAGGTTGCCCATGACTCGGCTGTATGTGACCATTCTCCTCACAGTGCTGGTCTTCATGCTCTGTGGTCTGCCCTGTGGTATTACATGGATATATGTATTGGGGAATGAATTTCTTTCAAAGAATTACATTCCCCGTTATCACGTGATAACAGTCTTCTTGTCCTGTATTAACAGCAGTGCCAACCCCATCATTTACTTCTTTGTGGGCTCCTTTAGGCAGCAGCGAAGACAGTCCTTCAAGCTGGTTCTCCAGAGAGCTCTGCAGGACACTCCTGATGTAGGTGACAGTGGATGTGGCCTGCCCCAGGGAACCCAGGCGATGCCAGAGAGAAGCCTGGTGTAG